TTATTTTGATACAGCCACATATATTCACCATCAATCCATTGATTTTCGGTGATTTCCTGCAATTGATCTGCATGAGGATTTTTTAAAGTTGGGAATGGATACCTGAACTTTGTACGAAGAAGTTCAAGAGGGTTAAAATTTTCATTACTCATGATTATATGTTTTAATGGTTTTTATCTTTTATAGCATAATAGTTTTATTTAAACATATGAGACTCTCCATACTTTTAAAAAAACATATTACATTAATTACCAATAAGATACATTCATGAACAATGAAATAAATGTACAAATTAATTTTATTAAATAATATGGAATTTCACTATACTATTAAAATATATCTATAACACTGAATAACAACAACTTATAGGTTTCCAATGATAATAACTCAAATTTACACATCAGATTATCAATAAATTAACACTTCAAAAAGAGAAAAATATTTAACATTTTACCTGTAATCAAATAATTAATATCATAATAATTTGGTTTGGTTTTATAAGATTGCTGAAAAATAAGAAATAAGAGAAAAAGGTTTCAAGATTTTAAAATATTCCAATGATTGCAGTCTACAAAAAGAACTCCTGTTGAAAATCTACAGGAGTATTTTAATTTTGATATTTACTAATAGTGAACTTTAATCAATAACCGGAAGAGACCCCAGCGTAAATTGCACGGTTTTTTCCTGATAGATATTGGGATTCATTGCATTGGGCACTACTAAAGTCAAATCGGTCCTTTCACCAGGTTCATAGTTTTTTAAAGCATCGGTAAAAGTCTGAGCATCATATACGGAATAAGAACCCACTTTTTTAACCAGAGTACCAGGCAGGATATTATTGAGATGTAAAGCTCCACCTACAGTCGTTGGTCCTATTAATACCCCTTTTACATTCTGAAGAACGGTATTGTATCCATTATAAATATACAGCTGTACATCCCATGGAATAACATCTATAACTCCTACAGAAGCTCTAAACTTCACATCTTCTTTAGCAATGACAGGTTGAGTAACCGCATGCTGTACAGATATTGCTTTCGTATGGCTGTAATCTTCCACTGTCTTAGTCATTTCAGTGCTGTTCAGCACCCTTTTAAAGGAGGTGTTACCGCGGGCTGTATTATTTCCCCACCTTACTCCATTGGCTATAAATCCTATATAATCTTTTCTGCCAAGGGCGGCTACAGCAGCTTCGATATTGGGAGTCAGGTTAGGATCATTTTTTTGCAATGACTCTGCAAACTGCAAATGTAAATTCTGCAACTTATCATTTCCTTCTGCTTTTGCTTTTTCGGCTGCCTGAAGGTGATTTTTAAGGGCTTCTTCCTGAGAGATATCAGGAAAGAATTTTTCTTCAAATTGATTAATCATATCATCATCTGCATCGTACATTTCGATTCTCGTATTATTAATTTTTTCAGCATTATACTGGCTGTCAACCTGCTGATTGAATGAAGACTTCATCGATTTCCTGCTGCTTCCTAATCCAAGAAATGCCCATCCGCTTGATTTCTGGCTGACACTGCTCTTTTGAGCATCACTTAAAAATTGGTTAACAATCGTACTGCCATCTATATGTGCATTAATATAACTGGTTTTAGAATTCTTAAATTTGTAACTGACAGATATATCTCCATTTCCGTTTGCCAGCAGATTCTTAACATACTCTGTAGGATTTTCAATACTAATATTTTTAAAACTTTTATTTCCAACCAAAGTTCCTGAAATGCGCTTGCTGTAAACAATTTCCCCTCCTGCTTCCACAATGAATTCTACCTCGGTAGGTGAAATGATCTGGCTTTGAAAATTTGTATTATAGTCTTTAATCAATAGTTCCTGAGGGGCAAGCATGGTAGTTTCATACTGCTTGGCTAAGGAAAAGAAATGATTGGTTAATCCAGGATTGGTAATCAGGTAAGGCGTCAACATGGGCTGCCCGTTTGTATTTTTTAAAATTGGAGGATAAAAAGCTGCTATTGTCGTGCTTCTTATTGCAGCACAAATTGATGCTTTCTGGCTTTCATTGGGTAATGCCAGTTCCTGTGTTACCGGAATAATCAACGTACGGATATTATCAGAACTCTTGTAGGTTTCATTTCCTTTACTGTCTATATATTTAATATTATTGATATCAAACTTAAGAATGGGTAATATAAATACTTTAGCAACAGTACCCTTAGCAACATTTTCATAAAAGCCGTGGGTATTATAAAGCGCATATTTCCCTTTACTATCTATGGCTACATAATTTTCGACTGAAAATTTGTTTGAATTTGGTGTCACCTGCGACCAAATAACTCCAGTATTGGCAAATAGCAATACAATGATTACATAAAGATTTTTCATGATTAAACTATTTAAAGGTTATTATAATGTTTTTATCAGGAGTACTGTTAGGATTTGAGGTACCATAAAATGCGTTCTTCAATTTACTGTACGCCAGTTTACTATTTCCCACAGTACAATTTTTAATATCAGTTTCCATTCCCACCAAAACACATCCTTTGATCTGCTTTGTATAGTTTCCCATATGAATTTGTACCCCATCTCTGTCTGGTACATTTTCAAGCTGTATTCTCCATCCGTCATTTTTATCATATCTTAAAATACCGTTATAGGATCCGGAAGGAATACAACTGATATTTTTTATATTATTTTCCCATGGCAGTTCCAATGTATGACAGATGACTTTTTTATCTGCAATGAGATATCCTAAGGTACAAGCCGCTGATGATAGTTTTCTTTCAATAACTATTTCAAAATTTCCTTGCCCAAAAAGACTGCCTGAAAAAAGAGCGGTCAATACAATTACCAATAAAGCTGTTTTCATGGTTCTATATTTTAAGATTGAAGGTAAACCTGTAGTTCTAGAAATACCGATTGATTTCATGGTAAAATTACATGTAAATCGGCTGCCGGTCTATGGCACTTTTGTGTAATATTTCAATAGTCTTTCCTACTGCCACCCATACAGTAAATCCTTAAATGACTTCACTTATATAAAAAGCACCGCCACTTATTAATCCCTTCTTTGCACTGAATATCTGATATCTCATTTTTGAACCATAAAATAAGCGGTATCCGAAAAGCTTTACATAAAAGAGTAGGAAAATAAAAACATTTTGTATTATGAAAAATCTAAAAAAAATTTCAAGAAATGAATTGAAAACAGTAACAGGAGCCGGAATAATTGGAGGGCCATTTCCGTCAGTATGCATATACACTCATCAATGGTGTGAAAAAGTAAAGCGATGCATCCCAAAAACAATAAATTGTGATGATCTTGTGATACCTCAGCCTATTTAAAATAGAAGGTAAAACAATTTGCCACATACTTTTGAAGTATTTTTGAGAATCACAATAATAGCTCCAAGCAAACAAATCCTGCAAATCACTGATTTTGCAGGATTTTTTCAATGCCAAGGTAAAAACATCTCATCATCAGCACAGTAATACATTTAACATTGTTAAGATAAAGTAGTAATATACTTAAGTGTAACTACCATTTATAATCAAACTTTCAGATAATAAATCTGACAGAAAAGAAATCCGAACTTAATGCTAAAACATAGTTATTTTTATATACATTTATATTAGTTCAAATCAAGCTTCAAAATAAGTAACTAAATATCCTAATTATACCATATGGCTTGATCTTTGAGCCCATTTTAGCTGTATAATCTGCCTTTATAGAACAAATTAATCATTTTATTGAAGCTTATTACTATGTACGTTATTACAGATCATTTAAAAAATTTAGGATTTAGCATCAACACATTAAATAATATAATACAGAGAAATAATAATAAAAGAAGTTTTAATACACTCGAATATTTCTGTATCTATATCATTATAGAAGATATCACATTAGAGGTAGAAAACATTCCATATTCCATAAAAGGTGGTCATATAGCATTTGTAGGCCCGCAAAAACAAATTGTATTTGGAGAAACTAAACGCGGTGAGATTTATATAATTACATTTTCATCAAGTTTTTATGAAAGATCTGCAAAAGATAGCATGTTTATCAATTCAAGACTTTTTTTTAATTATGATTCTGATGTTTTTATAGCACCTTTTGAAAATATTAAGGAAATGAACATTGTTTTTATGGGAAGAATGCACAACTTTCAGCACAAAGATGAAAGTTTATATGTTTCTGCTGCCCATAACGCTATTGAAAGACTGATACTGGATGCATTTTTGCATATCCCGGCCGAAACACTGAAAAAAGATATCAAATTTGACTATCTCCACTACGTCAATAGATTCAAAGTTCTTTTACAGAGGGACTATAAAAAGGCTAAAAAGGTTTCCCACTATGCTAATGAACTCAATATCACTCCAAGAAAACTAACTGAAATGACTGAGTATGTTCTGGGAAAAACAGCAAAACATATTATTATTGAAAAATTGATCAATGAATGCAAAAAATCCCTTAGTTTCTCAGGCCACAACATTTCTGAAATT
The window above is part of the Chryseobacterium sp. MA9 genome. Proteins encoded here:
- a CDS encoding DUF5675 family protein; this translates as MKTALLVIVLTALFSGSLFGQGNFEIVIERKLSSAACTLGYLIADKKVICHTLELPWENNIKNISCIPSGSYNGILRYDKNDGWRIQLENVPDRDGVQIHMGNYTKQIKGCVLVGMETDIKNCTVGNSKLAYSKLKNAFYGTSNPNSTPDKNIIITFK
- a CDS encoding AraC family transcriptional regulator yields the protein MYVITDHLKNLGFSINTLNNIIQRNNNKRSFNTLEYFCIYIIIEDITLEVENIPYSIKGGHIAFVGPQKQIVFGETKRGEIYIITFSSSFYERSAKDSMFINSRLFFNYDSDVFIAPFENIKEMNIVFMGRMHNFQHKDESLYVSAAHNAIERLILDAFLHIPAETLKKDIKFDYLHYVNRFKVLLQRDYKKAKKVSHYANELNITPRKLTEMTEYVLGKTAKHIIIEKLINECKKSLSFSGHNISEIAYDLGFSDEGNFSNFIKKHTGKNPSEMK